The following are encoded in a window of Catenulispora sp. MAP5-51 genomic DNA:
- a CDS encoding GntR family transcriptional regulator yields the protein MKRIDDRPRHAQIAADLRAKILSGDITGTLPTFKLLKDLYNTSTNTAQRAVALLKAEGFVEGQQGKALIIRSDRIRITDAASQLQPPADTITYQVLHVGQERPPTDAAAKLGLAENQTALLRKRLMLRDDDPVEIEWSYYPESVVTGTALDKPPHQIQRDLATAPTALAALGWQQHGLIDEIQVREPTTEELQTLELPDEIPVMRTLRTITDAEGTVLEVTVMITSGHLYGVRYHQTLTPQEPA from the coding sequence ATGAAGCGCATCGACGACCGTCCGAGGCACGCACAGATCGCCGCGGACCTGCGCGCGAAGATCCTCTCCGGCGACATCACCGGCACGCTCCCGACGTTCAAGCTGCTGAAGGACCTGTACAACACCTCCACCAACACCGCCCAGCGGGCCGTGGCGCTGCTCAAGGCGGAGGGCTTCGTCGAGGGCCAGCAGGGCAAAGCCCTGATCATCCGCTCCGACCGCATCCGCATCACCGACGCGGCCTCCCAGCTCCAGCCGCCGGCGGACACCATCACCTACCAAGTCCTGCACGTCGGCCAGGAACGCCCGCCGACAGACGCGGCGGCGAAGCTGGGCCTGGCCGAGAACCAGACCGCGCTGCTGCGCAAACGCCTGATGCTCCGCGACGACGACCCGGTCGAGATCGAGTGGTCGTACTACCCCGAATCAGTGGTCACCGGCACCGCCCTGGACAAGCCGCCGCACCAGATCCAGCGCGACCTGGCCACGGCGCCCACCGCCCTGGCCGCCCTGGGCTGGCAGCAGCACGGCCTCATCGACGAGATCCAGGTCCGCGAACCCACGACCGAGGAACTGCAGACCCTCGAACTGCCGGACGAGATCCCGGTCATGCGCACCCTGCGCACCATCACCGACGCCGAGGGAACGGTCCTCGAGGTGACAGTGATGATCACCAGCGGGCATCTGTACGGCGTCCGCTACCACCAGACGCTCACCCCGCAGGAACCGGCGTAG